Part of the Paludisphaera borealis genome, TCGAGGAGGGCCGGGCGCGGCTGCTGGCGTTGATCGCCGATCACCCCGACGATCAGGTGGCGGCCTATCAGCAGCTCGGCCAGTCGTACGCCGAGACCGAGGAGGTCGACGCGGCGGCCTCGACCCTGCGGACGGGGATCGCCAAGGCCCTGGCGCGGGGCGACGATCACGCGGCGGCCGAAATGGGGCAGTTGCTTGACTCGCTCGACTAAGAACGGCGACGGGGAACGCGGGCCTCGTCGTTTCACGGCGTGTCGGGAATTCAGGGCGAGAGGAGCAAGGTAGTGATCGAGCCATTTCCGACGGGCGACGGCCCTCCCTCGGCCCAGCCGTCGTCCGACGCTCCAAGCCCGCTTCCGCCTTCGATCTTCACCTTCCCGAATCGGATCGTCTTCGGTGCCGGCAGCCTGCGCTCGCTGCCCGGGGAGCTTCGCCGCCTGAAAGTGGCCTGCCCGCTGGTGGTGACCGATCCCGGCCTGATCGAATCGGGCTTGGCCGACGCGGTGCTCGACTTGCTGGAATCCCCCGTGCTGTTCACGGAAGTCCAGGCCAACCCCACCGAGGACGACGTCCTGGCCGGCGCGGAGCGGTTTCGAGCGTCGGGCTGCGATGGCGTGATCGGCCTGGGAGGGGGCAGCCCGATCGACGCGGCCAAGGCGATTCGCCTCGTGCTCGCGCATCCCGGCCCGCTCGCCGATTACGACGTCAACCGAGGAGGCATCGACCGGATCAAGCCCGACATGGTCCCGATGGCCGCGATCCCGACGACGGCCGGAACCGGCAGCGAGGCCGGCCGGGGGGCGTTGATCCAGATCCCGGCGACCGGTCGGAAGACCGCCGTCCTCAGCCCGTACTTGCTCCCCAGCGTCGCCGTCTGCGACCCCGACCTCACCCTCGGCCTCCCGCCGGTCCTGACGGCCGGAACCGGCATGGACGCCTTGACGCATTGCCTGGAAAGCTACCTCTCGACGACCTTCCACCCGATCTGCGACGGGATCGCCCTCGAAGGCTTGCGATTTATCTTCCGGGGGCTCGAAGCCGCCGTCCACGACCGCTCGAACCACGAGGCGCGCACGGCGATGATGATGGGCGCCTTGCTCGGCGGGATCAGCTTCCACAAGGGGCTCGGCGTCGTCCACGCGCTCTCGCACGCGATGGGGAGCGAGGGCCGGGTCCATCACGGAACGCTCAACGCCGTGCTCCTGGCGCACGCCCTGCGGTTCAATCGCGAGGCGGCCGAACCGCGGATGACCGAGCTGGCCTCGCGGGTCGGCCTGGGAAGGGCCGGTGACGGGCCGGGCCACCTCATCACCCTGGTCGAGCTGATCATGGCGCGGATGCCCTTGCCCCGACGCCTCGGCCAGATCGACGGCCTGGAGCGCGACCGGATCAGCGCGTACGCGCGCCTCGCCATGCTCGACCACTGCCGGCTCACCAACCCCCGCCCTTGCACCCAGGCCAATCTCGAAGAACTGCTCGACCGCGCCTGGTAGCGCACCGACGCCTTTTTCGAGCCCAACGAGCGCGTGAACGAGACCGACCCGTCGCAAGGGCCGGCCTCGTCAAGCTCGCGACCGAACGAGCGACTCAGTAGCTGTCGGACGAGACGACCTCGCCCCCTTCCTTGGTTCCGAGCTGCCAGTAGACCTGCCACGCAATCGAATCCTTGATGTACCGCACGCTGCCGTCGGCGAACAGGCAGTTGACGCCGCCGGGATGGTTGCTGCTGGCCACGACGTATTCGGCGTCGTCGACGCCGCCGCCGCCCGACTTGCAGGCGCCGAACTGGTACTGCTTGGAGTTCGGCGGGATGATCGTGTTGAACATCGTGTAGTTGGTGTCGCCGTTCGCCCACTGGTTCCCCTTGCCCCCCTGCAACTGCGCCCCCTGTACGCACATGGCCAGGGCGGAGGTCAGCGTGGCGCCGGGAGGGGATTGGCCGATCGGGACGGTCGAGAAGACGTCGAAGTACGTCGGCTCGCCGACGTTCATGATCGTCTGGCCCCGCTTCAACGTGTTGGTCGCGTTGCTCACCAACCCCTCGGAAGCGGCGATCGTGTTAGACGTGCCGTCGGAGACGTTCTGGATCCCGTACGACTTCTGAAACGTGAACAATCCCGTCGTATCGTAGGCGACGGTGCTCGGCGTCAGCGAGGTCGTCCCTTCACTGAAGAAATAGGAATTCCGGTTGCCGGAAACCCTTCCCGCGTTGCCGTCGGACGGGCACATGAACATGCCGACGAACGCCAGGTTGACGGTCGTGTTCGCTCCCGTGTTGGTCCCGCCGCCGTTGTCGACCCGCTGGCTGAAATTGCAGGAGGCGAAAAGCGGTTGCTGCTCCAGGTACGACAACATCATCGCCTGTCCGCTCCACTGCCCCCAGTAAGGAGGGTTGTTCGCGACCTCGGTGTACCCCACGCCGGGCGGAAAGGTATTGATCGCGCTGTGGTAATTGTGCAGTCCGAGGCCGAGCTGCTTCAGATTATTGACGCACTGCGCCCGCCTCGCGGCCTCCCGGGCCGACTGGACGGCGGGCAACAGCAACGCGATGAGAACCGCAATGATGGCGATGACCACCAACAACTCGATCAGGGTGAAACCACGACGCTCCGAAGACCTCATGATGGCGAACTCCTCGACAAGGATTGAGAGAATACCGACCGTCTCGAATGAGGGGCGATCACGGCCGCCCCGAGAACCAACGCTCAACACCTGATGGCGATGCGGGCGTCCCATCGTTCCAAAGCCGCGCGCCACCACATCCGACGGCTTTCATCGCTTGTTCCGACCGTAGTTTCCGAACGGCTTCGACTGGTCTTTCTTGCCCGGTTTGGTGGAATTCCCCGATTTCCCTTCGGCCTTGAGCTGAGCCCAGGCGTCGCTCTGGGCCTGACTCGACTGGGCGGCCGACTCCGAGGTCGTCCCGGCCCCCGTCTGATCGCCGCAGCCCGCCAGGAACGCCAGCGCGAGAGCCGCCGCGGCGAAGCGGGTCGTTGACGAGGTCTTCAAAAGATGCATGGAATCGTTTCCTTTGCGTTTCAAGTGCACGAACCCGGCGAGTTCCCAGGGCGCGGCGGTGAACGCTTGCGGCCGACGACCGCGAGACGGGCGCAGGTTGGCCCAACGACCAGGACCAGGTGCGACTCGCGTCGCGCTCAGCCGGCCTGCTCGGGATCAGATCAGGAACGGAAACCAGGAACTCGCGATCGATACGACGTCGTCGTTCCGTCGTCGACACGGGCGGAAAATGCGCATGCAAGGGCACGCGCGTCCGCGGCAGTGGAGCGCACGATCATTTCGGTCCACCTCGATGACGGCGTCTCGTCTTCGGACGATGGATTAGTGACATTGTGGTGAGCCGCCGTGACCGGGTCAATGAAGATGAGCGGATTTAAATTACTCTCCTTTGCGGTCCGCAAACGATTTCCCTAGGAGCCGCGACGGCTTTCGCATCTGGCACTTCGACCGTATATAACGCCCCCACGGACGGCCTGAAGGCCGGCGAGAGGGAGGAAGGGGAACGGACCGGTGCGGCGGAATGGGGATGGGTTGATCGTCTTTGCGCCGCGGTCAGGAGTCGATGAAGGGGCTCGCCCCCTGGACTTTCCGGCGGTAGGCGCCGGGGGAGTCGCCGATCTCCTTCTTGAACAGGACGCACATATGTTCCTGGTGGCGGAACCCGGCGAGCGTGCTGATCCTGGCCAGGGTCAGATCCGTATCGACGAGCAGTTGCTTGACCCGTTTCAGCCGCGTCTGGCGGATCAGGGATTGGGGGGAGAGGCCGAGGTACTTGCGGAACCGCCGTTCGAGGATGCTCCGCGAGATGGGGACGTCGTCGAGGATGTCCTCGACCTTCGCGCCTCGGCAGGCGTTCTCGCGAATGTAACGGACGGCGGCGGCGATCTCGGGGTCGTCGATCGCCAGGACGTCGGTCGATTGGCGGGTGACGACCGCGATCGGCGGGATCTCCAGTCGCGGCTCGACGGCCTGGCCTCCGGCCATGAGGAGATCGAGGAGTTCGGCGGCCTTGTAGCCGACCATCTCGGCGTTGGGCACCACGCTGGACAGGGGGGGCTCGCAGAGCTCGCAAAGCTCTTCCTCGTCGTCGACCCCGATGACGGCGATCTCCTCGGGCACGGCCAGATCGAGTCGGCCGCAGGCGTCGAGAACGTGCTGACCGCGGTAATCGTTGCACGCCATGACGCCGGCCGGCTTGGGCAGCGCGCTCAGCCAGGCCATGATCTGCTTCTGCTCCAGCTCCCACGGGTGGGCGTCGCGACCGAACCAGGGGGACTCGTAGATCCGGCATTCCGAGCCGGCCCGACCGGCCGCCTCGACGAACGCGTCACGACGTCGGCCGGCCCAGATCTCATGAGAGAATCCGCAGAAGCCGAAGTTGCGGAAACCGCGTTCGATGAGGTGCTCCGCGCCCAGCCGGGCGATGGCCCCGTCGTTGGACCAGACCTGGTGGAGCGAGAGGGTCTCGTGACGGTCGGTCAGGTCGATCAGCGGGATCTTCAATCGCCGGGCGTCCTCGACCATGCCCCGGGTGGTGATCCGCGAGATGATCCCGTCGCCGTCCCAGTTCTTGATCCAGGGGGGCGGCTCACCCGACAGATCGCGCTGCTCCAGAAAAATGGACCAGGATTGATGGGTGTGCGCATACCGTCTGATGCCCCGAAGGATTCGCCGACCGTAGGAGGTGGAAGTTTCGATGACCAGGGCGACGCGGGATCGTTTAGCCATGACGATGCAAAGAAGGCTTCAACGAGAAGGCGGCGGGCGCGGTGGAATCCGCCGGACGGGAGACTGACGTGCATTCTCGACCGCCACGATCCCTCATGCAAGCGGCTGCACCTTTCTTGAGCACGACGCGGGCGGCCTCGACGAGATTTTGCAACGTCCGTCACCAACGGCTTGAACGCGCGTACGATCCCAATAGACGGATCGGCCCGGGGCCTTGCGACGAAGACGGCCCCCCAGGCGATCCCTCCACCGGAAGGTCGCACACGCCTTCGCGGCGCGCCCTGGGCGAGCCGCCCCTGGGCGGCCATGCTGCCGAACATCGCCTGTTCTCTTGTCGCCGACCGAGGGGCGATTGCGACCCTGGAACACCGAAAGAATTCGTTTCAGCAGAACTTGGACACCCGGCAGCGGACGCTCGCAACACAAAGAAGCAAGCGGCGCGGGTTTTGCTCATCAAGGCGCCAGCCAGGGAAGACATCGAGAGGAGATCGACGACGGCACGACCAACGGCTGGCCCTTCGCCCGAGCGCCGAACCTGATCATTGGCAAACAGTTCCTTCGATCGGTCCGATCCGATTGATCGGGGAAGGGGGGGCGGATCGAAAGCGAACGGGCGGTTGGCGCGGCGCGTCGTTCGATGGCCGGCGGTTTCGAGTGGACTTGAGAATCCCGGGCTTGATGGCTAAAGATGCATCAGCCGTTCAGTCCTTTTTCCGCACCTGGTGGTACATCAAGCATGATTCGACCCGAACTCAGCGTCGACCAGCGGACGAAGTGCGAAATCGAGACGACCAGTGAGTACGACGCGATCTTGATCGTGGGCTTCGGGGGTCCGGAAAAACCCGAAGACGTGATGCCGTTCCTCGAAAACGTGACGCGCGGCCGCAACATTCCGCGCGAGCGGTTGGAGGAGGTCGCGGAGCACTATCATCATTTCGGCGGCGTCAGCCCGATCAACGAGCAAGTCCGCTCGTTGATGGCGACGCTCGGCCCCGAGTTGCGGCGACACGGCGTCGCGCTGCCGATCTACTGGGGCAACCGCAACTGGACCCCCATGCTGCCCGACACCCTGCGTGAGATGGCGGCGGCGGGCGTCAAGAAGTCGCTGGCGATCGTGCTGGCCGCGTACAGCTCGTATTCGAGCTGCCGCCAGTACCGCGAAGACATCGGCCGAGCCCGCGAGGAAGTCGGCCCGACGGCCCCGGAAGTCGCCAAGACGCGCGTCTTCTACAACCATCCCGAATTCATCACCGCCAACGCCGATCGCGTCCGCGAGGCGCTCGCCAAGATCCCGGCCGAGGACCGCGGCGAGGTCCCGATCACGTTCACCGCGCACAGCATCCCGGCGGCGATGGCCGCCAATTCGCTCTACGAGGAGCAGCTTCGCGAGACCTGCCGCCTGGTCGCCGCCGAATTGAACGTCGATTCCCGGCGCTGGTCGCTCGTTTACCAGAGCCGGAGCGGCCGCCCCGGCGACCTCTGGCTCGAGCCCGATATTCTCGAGCACCTCCGCGACGTTCGCGAGCAAGGCGCCCGCGAGGTCATCGTCCACCCGATCGGCTTCCTCTCGGATCACATGGAAGTGCTCTACGACCTCGACGAGGAAGCGCAACAGCTTTGCGAGAAAATCGGCCTGAACATGGTGCGATCGAGCACTGTGGGCACCCACCGGGGTTTCGTCCGGATGCTCTGCGAGCTGGTCTGCGAGCGGCTCCAAGGCGCGCAGGAAGACGAAAAGCGGGCCCTGGGCCGATTCGGCCCCAGCCACGACGAGTGCCCTCTCAATTGCTGCCTGCCGCCGGTGCGCCCCCAGAACCTCGCCCACGCCCAGAGCTGACGGCGCCGGAGCCGGGGGTGAGCCACGATTCGGGCTGGACTAGCCAGCACCGCGTGTCCATACGTAACATGGATCATTCGACCTGGCCGAAGGAACGCCTTCCGCCAGGTTGAATCGCTTTTCAGACAAGTCGCGCAGCCGGGCGCGTGCTGAGGTGAACGAGCCGGGTCGAGGAGTGCACGTCCATGTCGTCGCGTCGCATTTTGTTGGTCGAAGACAGCTCCACGATGCGCCGGATGTTGAGCATGATGCTCCAGGAACAAGGCTACGAGGTCCGCACGGCCAACGACGGCGCCGAAGGGCTCGTCAGGGCCGGGGAAGAGCCTCGCCCCGAATTGATCCTGACCGACTACGAAATGCCCGAGCTCGACGGCCCCGGCTTCTGTCGCGGCATCAAGGCGAACAAGGACCTGCGGTCGATCCCGGTGCTCATGCTGACGACGCTCGGCGAGTCCCACAACACGATCGCCGGTCTTGAGGCGGGCGCCGACGACTATATTCAGAAGCCCAAGAGCCCCGACGACATCCAGGTGATGTTCGCCCGCATCCGCGCCCAACTGCGGATCGCCGACCTCAATGCTGAGGCGATCGAGCGGAACCGACTGCTCGAAGCGGCCCACAAGAAGGTGACGTTCGAGCTGGAGCTGGCGCGCAAGGTTCAGTTCGCGCTCATGCCCCGGCCTCCCAAGCCTCGGGGGGTGCTCCAGGTCGCCGTCCGTTATACGCCGGCCAACCAGCTCGGCGGCGACGTCTACGACTTCTACCGGCTCGAGAACAACCGCCTGGGCATCCTGGTCGCCGACGTATCGGGCCACGGCGTCAACTCGGCCATGCTCTCGGGCATGGTCAAAGCGCTCGCCGCCGGGCTGTCGATCGCCGTCCTCGAACCGGGCGAGCTGCTGGCGGGCCTCGACGTCGCCGGCGAGCAGTATTTCCCCGAAGGCTACTTCTGCACGGGGTTCTACCTGATCGCCGACGAGGAGACCGGCCTGGTCCGCTACGCCGGCGTGGGCCACCCTCCGGCGATCGTCATCGGCCCCAACGGCCCGCGCATGCTCCAGTCGAATCCCGGGATGCTGGGGATCGGCATGGTCGACGGCACGGCCGGCGCCTCCGACCGCCTCGAACCCGGCGAGTCGCTGATCATCTACACCGACGGCCTGACCGACGCGATGGACCCTTCCGACGTGATCTTCGGCGAGGACCGGCTCACGACCTTGCTCCAGAGCCACTTCGGCAACGACCCCACCGAGATCATCAACCGGGTCGACGGCGCGGTCGCCGACTACACGGCGCCGGGACGTCCCGCCGACGACATCAACATCATCGTCGTCCAGCGTCCGGCCAAGTGAAGTGATTGCTCCCTTTCCCGTCGTCGGCGTGATAGAATGAAGAGCACGGCGTCCGGCCGTTGCGACGGGTCCGCCCATCCGGGCCGGCGCGTCCGGACCTTGTCTCTTCGGTTCATGACCGCATGACGAACTCAGCCGAGCCGAAAACAGTGGCCCTCGAAGGTCCGGTGACGATCTACGAAGCCGCCGCGCTGCGCGATGCGTTTCGAGACGCCCTGGCCGACCGGCAGGACATGCGGATCGAGCTGGAAGAATCCACGAAGTGGGATCTGGCCGGCCTCCAACTGCTGATCTCCTGCGTCCGGACCGCACGCGCCGACGGCCGCTCGGTGGAAGTCGTGAACGTCCCTCGTGGATGCGCCGAAGCCTTCCAGCGGGCGGGACTTGCGCAGTGGCTCGATTCGATCACCGTCAAATGATGATTTCGGCAAGGTGCAGGGACGCCAGGGCGGTTTCGCCAGGGAGTGGGCCGGACCATGAAATCGGCTTCCTTCGACACAACGCCGTCGGTAAGACGTTCGCGGCTGGACGGCGCGAACCGCCGCGAGATCGCGCGTAAGCCCATGACCAAAACCATCGTTCACGCCGACGACAGCGCGTCGGTCCGGCGCTGGGTCGCCGAACAGCTTGGCGAGCTCGACCTGAAGGTCGTCTCCGTCGCCGACGGCGAGGCCGCGCTCCAGTACCTCAAGGAATCGGTCTGCGACCTCTTGCTCACCGACCTCGAAATGCCCAACCTCGACGGTCTCGGCCTGCTGGCCGCCGTCCGCGAGCTGCCGGCCCACCGGTTCCTGCCGGTTCTGGTTCTTTCGAGCAAGCATCCCACCGAATTCGACCCCCTGCGCCGCCAGGGGGTCACGGGATGGCTGGTCAAGCCGGTCGACTCGGAACATCTTCGCCGCTGGGTCCGCCGCGTCTTGCCGGAATAAGCTCAGCGCCGAAGGGAAGGTCGAGCTTCGCGCGTCCGATCGACCGCGCGAACGCCGTAGTTTCCTTGCGGCCGCGCTTCTTCCTGGAGCCAAGTGCATTATGGAGACACTCATCCTATCGGCGGTCATCGCTACCAACGTATGGCTCTTGCTATTCACCTTGTCTAATAGAACCTCGCCCTCGTTGACGGGCAGAAGGGGCAGAGTGAGGCTCGTAATTCTGGTTACGGGTACGATCTTTTCGATACTTATATCACTTTGTGCGATTGTCCTGATTAACTAGGGCGGCTTGTAAAGTTACGGTCGCGCCCGGCTGGGACGCTACTGGCAATGATCGCCCGGCGCGTTCCGACTGGGGGAAGCCCGCCGGTTGTACGACTCGGTTTCGCCGCTCCGACCCGTCGCCTCGACAAGTTGTCGTGTAGAGTTGGATCGGGCAGATTTCCGGGGCCGCACGTCTCCGCGAAGCCGCCCCGGAAGGGACCCGCGGCCGCCACGAGACGAACCACTTGAAATTCATATACAATAGAGACGCCAAGAACGCGGACGGCGAATCCGCCGGTCGGTGAACCTCGACGTCGTCAGGTCGAACTTGCGGCGGGCGATCGAGCCCGGCGTTTCGGAATGTTCCTCGAACCCAGGAAGCGAAACCGGTTTTGGGCAGCTCGGACGACCGATTCCGCGAGATGTTCTACGAGGAAGCGCGCGAGCTTCTCATCAGCCTCGAAGAAGGGTTGATGGAGCTTGAACGGCGGCAAGGAGACCGCGCGCACCTCGACAAGACGTTCCGCGCCGCGCACAGCCTCAAGGGGGCTGCGGCGATGGTCGGTCTGGGGTCCATCGCCGAATTCACCCACGGCATCGAGGCCGTCCTCGAACGGATACGAAGCGGTGCGCTGACGGTCGATTCCGACATCATCACGACCCTGTTGGAATCTCGCGACCACCTCGCGGCGATGGTCGAGGGCGAAGCGGCCCACTCGCCGATCCCCGGCTCGGGCGACCTCAGCGGCCGACTCACCGCGCTGCTCGGCGGTCCCAAGCCGCCTCCGCCCGCGCCTCCGGCGGCCCCTCCCAAACCCCCGTCGGAACCCCCGAAAACGCCGCCTCCCGCACCGGCTTCGCCACCGCCGGCCGCCGCGCCTCCGAAAGAGACGCCGAAGCCGACCGCGACCGCCCCGACGACCGCCGGGCCGCCCCCCGAGCCCGATGAACCGCGGGCGTCGGCCAAGCCCAAACGAACGCGCCGGAAGCCCGAGGGCCAGGCCGAAGCGGGCAAGCCGAAAGCCCCGGCTCCCGCCAGGGGCAAGCGACAGGCGATGGATCTGGAGGCCGGCGAAGCGGAGCAGGGGGGCGCGGGCCGGCCCCTCTATCGGATCTCGCTGGAGCCCGGGCCCGAAGTCCTCCGGCGCGGCGTCAACCTGCTGGGGGTGCTCGACGAGATCCGCGACCTGGGCGACGCCGAGATCCACGTCGATCCCGAAGCCGTCCCCACCCTCGACGAGATCGACCCCGAACGCTGCTACCTGAGCTGGTCCTGCACGCTCAAGACCGAGGTCGAGCCCGAGCGGCTGGACGACGTCTTCCTGTTCGTGGCCGAAGACAGCACGGTCAAGATCGAGACTCGGCGGCCCGACGGCACGTTCGTCGCGCTCGAAACGCCGACGTTGCGGCAACCGCCCAAGGCGGCGGCTCCCGCAACGCGTCGCCCCGTCGAGCCGGCCGCGGCGTCAGCCCCGGTTCCCCCGACCGCCGATCAAGCCGCCAACGGAACCGCCGCTCCGACCGACGACGGTTCAGCCGCGTCGACCAACGGCGCGAAGCGCGGCGCGACGGTCGTCTCGCCGGGAGCGCCGGCCCCGCGACCGCACGCCCGGATTCGCGTCGACGCCGGACAGCTCGACGAGCTGGTCGGACTGGCCGGCGAGCTTGCGGTGATCTCCGACAATCTCCAGGGCCTGCGCGAAGTCAGCGGCGTCGCGTCCTGGGCGCTGGCGCTGGAATCGCTGTTGCGGGTCAGCCGACAGATCCGCGACACCACGCTCGACCTCCGGATGGTTCCGGTCGACGAGCTGTTTTCAAGGTTCCCGCGCGTCGTCCGCGACCTGGCCGACCGCTCGGGCAAGGAGATCGAGCTGCGGATCTCCGGCCAGGAGACCCGGCTCGACCGCACGATCGTCGAGCGGCTCAGCGACCCGATGGTCCACCTGATCCGCAACGCCGTCGACCACGCCCTGGAGACGCCCGACGAGCGACTGGCCAAGGGCAAGCCGAGGATGGGCCGGATCACCCTCTCGGCTGGCCACGAAGGAGACCGGGTCGCGATCAAGGTCGAGGACGACGGCCGGGGCCTGGACCGCGAGCGGATCGTCCGCAAGGGGATCGAGCGCGGCCTGGTCCCCCAGGGGACGTCGGCCGAAGACCCCCGAGTCGTCAGTCTGATCTTCGAGCCCGGATTCTCGACCCGCGACCATGTGAGCGACATGTCGGGCCGCGGCGTCGGGCTCGACGTCGTCCGCGACTCGGTGCGCGCCCTGCGAGGGAGTCTGGCCGTCGAGAGCGCGCCGGGCAAGGGGACCACGTTCATCTTCCGACTGCCGCTGACGCTGGCCCTGATCGACGGCCTCCTGGTCGAGACCGGCGGCGGCCGCTACGTCGTCCCGCTGGCCCAGGTCGAGGAGTGCGTGGCGCTCAACGTCATGCAGCCCGCCCTGTCGCGCGGACGGCCCTGCGTGTCGGTCCGGGGCGAGCTGATCCCGATGATCTCCCTGCGGTCGCTGTTCCGGACCGAGGGCCCCGCGCCGGCCCGGGAGGAGTTGCTTTTGACCCGGCATTCCGGTCAACGCGTCGGGGTGGCCGTCGACCGCCTCGTCGGCCGCGTCCAGGCGGTCATCCAGTCCCTCGGCGAAGGCATGCACGGGCTGAACCGTTTCTCCGGCGCCACGATCCTCGGAGACGGCTCGGTCTCCCTGATCCTCGACCTGGCGGCGCTCGTCTCCGAATCGCGAATTGCCGAAAACGGCCTACGTAACACGCACGCGCCCGGCGTGAGGGCGGAGAGTATCCGATGAGATCATCACTTCGCTGGAAAGTCTCGATAGCACTGATCGTGTTCGGCTTGGTCCCCGCATTCGTCCTGGCCTTGTACTCGTACTGGGCGACCGACGAATTCAAAGAGAAGTCGGACCAGATTCTCCGGCTGGCCGCGTGCACCATCAGCGACAAGATCTATGCCGAGGCGTTGGAAGCGCGGAAAAATTCTCCCGCCCCGACCACTCCGCCCGACTCCGAGGTCGATAAGGCCCCCAGGACTCTGCCCCCGTGGCCGACCGGCGACGCCTTCAAAAAGCGGGTGCAGGACGAGATCGCGCGAGTACTCGGCGAGCGGTTCCGGCTCAACAATCTCGAAGTGCTCGTCTACGACCCCACCAACAAGGTCTTGATCCAACTGCACAGCGGCGGGCAGTTCGAGGCCAATCCTCAACCCAACGCCCGATACAGCGACATCCTGAGCCAGGCGGTCGGCAAGATCGGCACGGCCTCGCTGCCGTCCTCCAACGGAGACAAGTACGTCGGTCCCGAGCTTGTCGGCTTCTCGCAGATCCAGCTCGCCCCTCCTCCCGACGCGGACGCCAACAGCCGCCGCTACACCGTCCTCACCGTGCTGCCGCGAGCCTTGGCCTATGAGAATATCTTCTCGATCTGGGTCCAGCTCGGGCTGCTGCTGGTGCTCTGCGCGATACCGGTGATTTTCTTCGGCGTGCTGTTCGGGCGCTGGTTCATCCGCCCACTGACGGACATCATCCACGTCACCGAGGACCTGCACGCGGGGCACCTGTACAACCGCACGAACATCGTCCGGTCCGACGAGGTCGGCGAATTGGCGCATCTGACCGACTCAGTGATCGGCAAGCTGTCGGAGGTCATCAGCAAGATCCGCAACATGACCTCGTCGGTGTCGACGGCCAGCAACGAGCTGAATTCGAGCGCCCAGCAACTGGCGCAGGGGGCTCATGAGCAGGCCGCGACGCTCCAGGAGATCGCCAGCAGCCTGCAATCGGTCGACAGCTCGGTCGCCCGCAACGCCCAGCACGCCCGCGACACGGCCCGCACCGCCAACGAGGCCAGCGCCCAGGCGGGACGCGGCGGCGAGGCCGTCCACGAGACCGTCACGGCC contains:
- a CDS encoding methyl-accepting chemotaxis protein gives rise to the protein MRSSLRWKVSIALIVFGLVPAFVLALYSYWATDEFKEKSDQILRLAACTISDKIYAEALEARKNSPAPTTPPDSEVDKAPRTLPPWPTGDAFKKRVQDEIARVLGERFRLNNLEVLVYDPTNKVLIQLHSGGQFEANPQPNARYSDILSQAVGKIGTASLPSSNGDKYVGPELVGFSQIQLAPPPDADANSRRYTVLTVLPRALAYENIFSIWVQLGLLLVLCAIPVIFFGVLFGRWFIRPLTDIIHVTEDLHAGHLYNRTNIVRSDEVGELAHLTDSVIGKLSEVISKIRNMTSSVSTASNELNSSAQQLAQGAHEQAATLQEIASSLQSVDSSVARNAQHARDTARTANEASAQAGRGGEAVHETVTAMREITQKILIVEDIAYQTNLLALNAAIEAARAGTHGKGFAVVAGEVRKLAERSQAAAQQISDLAKKSVAVAENAGQLLERTVPMIRDTSDLISEIAAASQEQMQAIREINVGVTQLEEVVQQNAAASHQLAATSNDLASQSTSLQREVDFFHLDSAGDGFHGPSQPPPARPLKSAPRPRPSLSSRPAHPRGTTHHATDHSHHPGGNSTPGLAPPAHGHGHPQPGPAASPPPSSPPTGANPPLRGGVVVNLDDDDNFERFS
- a CDS encoding chemotaxis protein CheA, encoding MFYEEARELLISLEEGLMELERRQGDRAHLDKTFRAAHSLKGAAAMVGLGSIAEFTHGIEAVLERIRSGALTVDSDIITTLLESRDHLAAMVEGEAAHSPIPGSGDLSGRLTALLGGPKPPPPAPPAAPPKPPSEPPKTPPPAPASPPPAAAPPKETPKPTATAPTTAGPPPEPDEPRASAKPKRTRRKPEGQAEAGKPKAPAPARGKRQAMDLEAGEAEQGGAGRPLYRISLEPGPEVLRRGVNLLGVLDEIRDLGDAEIHVDPEAVPTLDEIDPERCYLSWSCTLKTEVEPERLDDVFLFVAEDSTVKIETRRPDGTFVALETPTLRQPPKAAAPATRRPVEPAAASAPVPPTADQAANGTAAPTDDGSAASTNGAKRGATVVSPGAPAPRPHARIRVDAGQLDELVGLAGELAVISDNLQGLREVSGVASWALALESLLRVSRQIRDTTLDLRMVPVDELFSRFPRVVRDLADRSGKEIELRISGQETRLDRTIVERLSDPMVHLIRNAVDHALETPDERLAKGKPRMGRITLSAGHEGDRVAIKVEDDGRGLDRERIVRKGIERGLVPQGTSAEDPRVVSLIFEPGFSTRDHVSDMSGRGVGLDVVRDSVRALRGSLAVESAPGKGTTFIFRLPLTLALIDGLLVETGGGRYVVPLAQVEECVALNVMQPALSRGRPCVSVRGELIPMISLRSLFRTEGPAPAREELLLTRHSGQRVGVAVDRLVGRVQAVIQSLGEGMHGLNRFSGATILGDGSVSLILDLAALVSESRIAENGLRNTHAPGVRAESIR